In Achromobacter xylosoxidans A8, a single window of DNA contains:
- a CDS encoding isochorismatase family cysteine hydrolase, translating into MEFPQWVQDRVIARQGRLHPYDELPAARLAVVVVDMQQYFTLPGYQGECAPAREIIAPINRLCDAVRAAGGTIVWVQTASDNADLFWSHHHRVMLTPERSARRLETLRRDAPGYALHPDLHAQDSDLRVTKRFYSAMAPGSSELEPLLRGRGVDTLLIAGTVTNVCCESTARDAMMRDFRTIMVDDALAAVTPAEHEHALHGWMLFFGDVLSVDESIARLKPAQTVRKTA; encoded by the coding sequence ATGGAATTCCCGCAATGGGTGCAGGACCGCGTGATCGCCCGCCAGGGCCGCCTGCACCCCTATGACGAACTGCCGGCCGCGCGCCTGGCGGTGGTGGTGGTGGACATGCAGCAGTATTTCACCCTGCCCGGCTACCAGGGCGAATGCGCACCGGCGCGCGAGATCATCGCGCCCATCAACCGCCTGTGCGACGCAGTGCGCGCCGCGGGCGGCACCATCGTCTGGGTGCAGACCGCCTCTGACAATGCCGACTTGTTCTGGTCGCACCACCACCGCGTGATGCTGACGCCGGAGCGCAGCGCCCGGCGCCTGGAAACGCTGCGCCGCGACGCGCCCGGCTATGCACTGCACCCGGACTTGCATGCGCAAGACAGCGATCTGCGGGTGACCAAGCGCTTCTACAGTGCGATGGCGCCAGGCTCTTCCGAACTGGAGCCGCTCTTGCGCGGGCGCGGCGTGGATACACTGCTGATCGCCGGCACGGTCACCAACGTGTGCTGCGAATCCACCGCCCGCGATGCCATGATGCGCGACTTCCGCACCATCATGGTGGACGACGCGCTGGCCGCGGTCACGCCGGCCGAGCACGAGCACGCGCTGCACGGCTGGATGCTGTTCTTCGGCGACGTGCTGTCGGTGGACGAATCGATCGCGCGGCTCAAGCCCGCCCAGACGGTCCGGAAGACCGCCTGA
- a CDS encoding ABC transporter permease, whose product MNAPVANTVPLRAVRAPSEKYLNYLQRDRARRRHIRIAQALLLAVFLCAWEILPRMHILNPLLTSYPSALWPTFIELWNNGQLGKHIMTTLSATLVGFGLSMAIGIVVAAALWWSDFLYKVLDPFLVVANAMPKIAFVPIFYLWLGSDYAVYGMAVAIAVFVTIMVIYAGFRGIDLNKVKLAHTFGASRWQVLTKVVLPGSVPTLIAAVKMNIGLALVGVIVGEFQSADSGLGFLIMNGSQVFKLNIVMTAIAILALISSVMYLIVYRIEAAIARRYG is encoded by the coding sequence ATGAACGCGCCCGTCGCCAATACCGTTCCGCTGCGCGCCGTACGCGCACCCAGCGAGAAATACCTGAACTACCTGCAACGCGACCGCGCGCGGCGCAGGCATATCCGCATTGCGCAGGCGCTGCTACTGGCGGTCTTCCTGTGCGCCTGGGAAATCCTGCCGCGCATGCATATCCTCAACCCGCTCCTGACCAGCTATCCCAGCGCGCTGTGGCCGACGTTTATCGAGCTCTGGAACAACGGCCAACTGGGCAAGCACATCATGACCACGCTGAGCGCCACGCTGGTGGGCTTCGGCCTGAGCATGGCGATCGGCATCGTGGTGGCCGCCGCACTGTGGTGGTCGGACTTCCTCTACAAGGTGCTGGACCCCTTTCTGGTGGTGGCCAATGCCATGCCCAAGATCGCCTTCGTGCCGATCTTCTATCTTTGGCTGGGTTCGGACTACGCGGTGTACGGCATGGCCGTGGCGATCGCGGTATTCGTGACCATCATGGTGATCTATGCGGGCTTTCGCGGCATAGACCTGAACAAGGTCAAGCTGGCCCATACCTTCGGCGCCAGCCGCTGGCAGGTGCTGACCAAGGTGGTGCTGCCGGGCAGCGTGCCCACGCTGATCGCGGCCGTGAAGATGAACATCGGCCTGGCGCTGGTGGGGGTGATCGTGGGCGAGTTCCAGTCTGCGGATTCCGGCCTGGGCTTTCTCATCATGAACGGCAGCCAGGTGTTCAAGCTGAACATCGTCATGACCGCCATCGCCATACTGGCCCTGATCTCCAGCGTGATGTACCTGATCGTCTACCGCATCGAAGCCGCCATCGCGCGGCGCTACGGATAA
- a CDS encoding ABC transporter ATP-binding protein, which yields MGAVIHNLKPDPATAKIELREVCLSYFTQEGETEALANVSFTLAAGEFVSLIGQSGCGKSTLLSLIAGLIPPTSGAVMIDGQAVTKPNPRIGYMLQQDYLFEWRTILDNVMLGAEIQGRRDARSEARAVHLLEKCGLGAFLSHTPRQLSGGMRQRAALARTLVTEPDVILLDEPFSALDSQTRLAISDEVVDILRREGKTVVLVTHDIGEAIAMTDRVIVLSRRPGRLKSQYRIHYGDGTRPTPFQARSRPEFNTYFKQLWDELDVHVEG from the coding sequence ATGGGCGCCGTCATCCACAACCTGAAGCCGGATCCCGCCACGGCCAAGATCGAACTGCGCGAGGTCTGTCTTTCCTACTTCACCCAGGAAGGCGAGACCGAGGCGCTGGCCAACGTGTCGTTCACGCTGGCGGCGGGCGAATTCGTCAGCCTGATCGGGCAAAGCGGCTGCGGCAAGAGCACGCTGCTGTCCCTGATCGCCGGGCTGATTCCACCCACCTCGGGCGCGGTGATGATAGACGGCCAGGCCGTGACCAAGCCCAATCCGCGTATCGGCTACATGCTGCAGCAGGACTACCTGTTCGAGTGGCGCACCATCCTGGACAACGTCATGCTGGGCGCGGAAATCCAGGGCCGCCGCGACGCGCGCAGCGAGGCGCGAGCCGTGCACCTGCTGGAAAAATGCGGGCTGGGCGCCTTCCTGTCGCACACGCCGCGCCAGCTGTCGGGCGGCATGCGGCAGCGCGCCGCGCTGGCCCGCACCCTGGTCACCGAGCCCGATGTGATCCTGCTGGACGAGCCCTTCTCCGCGCTGGATTCGCAGACGCGGCTGGCGATCTCCGATGAAGTGGTGGACATCCTGCGGCGCGAAGGCAAGACCGTGGTGCTGGTCACGCACGACATCGGCGAAGCCATCGCCATGACGGACCGCGTCATCGTGCTGTCGCGCCGGCCCGGCCGCCTGAAGAGCCAGTACCGCATCCACTATGGCGACGGGACCCGGCCGACGCCGTTCCAAGCGCGCTCGCGGCCTGAATTCAATACCTACTTCAAACAGCTGTGGGACGAGCTGGACGTCCACGTGGAGGGTTGA
- a CDS encoding ABC transporter substrate-binding protein: protein MKSLPSPRLAAAALLALLAPLAAQAEALNPPVKVRYEEVVRSILYVPKYVALSQGYFKDAGLDVSMKTSQGTDKGMTALLSGSADIVLIGPEASIYVHNSESPVKPKIFAGLTATDGFFLLARKPVEKFDWSMLKGKEVIGFRPGSNPIVFLETALRKHGVDPQKDVKLLNNIGIPARAGAWMAGQGEYGIFLEPEAGELVRNGKGYIVASVGHEVGQVDYTVFTATDKYIRDNPKVIQAWTNVVARAEKYVKDTPAATLTPQIMTYFPGMDQAAVTEAIERYKQYQIWKTTPLVTAEAMNQLQDMLIASAVMKDNARVKYEDVVVTDFAKKAQ, encoded by the coding sequence GTGAAATCCTTGCCATCGCCCCGTCTGGCGGCTGCGGCGCTGCTCGCGCTGCTCGCCCCCCTGGCCGCCCAGGCCGAAGCCCTCAATCCCCCCGTGAAGGTCCGCTACGAAGAAGTGGTGCGGTCCATTCTTTACGTGCCGAAATACGTGGCCCTGTCGCAGGGCTACTTCAAGGACGCCGGCCTGGACGTGTCCATGAAGACTTCGCAGGGCACGGACAAGGGCATGACCGCCCTGCTGTCCGGCAGCGCCGACATCGTGCTGATCGGCCCCGAGGCGTCCATCTATGTCCACAACAGCGAATCGCCGGTCAAACCCAAGATCTTCGCCGGACTGACCGCCACCGACGGCTTCTTCCTGCTGGCGCGCAAGCCGGTGGAGAAGTTCGACTGGTCCATGCTCAAAGGCAAGGAGGTCATCGGCTTCCGGCCCGGGTCCAATCCCATCGTGTTCCTGGAAACGGCGCTGCGCAAGCATGGCGTGGATCCGCAAAAGGACGTGAAGCTGCTGAACAACATCGGCATCCCGGCGCGCGCCGGGGCATGGATGGCCGGCCAGGGCGAATACGGCATCTTTCTTGAACCCGAGGCCGGCGAACTGGTGCGCAACGGCAAGGGCTACATCGTCGCCTCGGTGGGTCATGAAGTCGGCCAGGTGGACTACACCGTATTCACGGCCACCGACAAATACATCCGCGACAACCCCAAGGTCATCCAGGCCTGGACCAATGTGGTGGCGCGGGCCGAAAAGTATGTGAAAGACACGCCCGCCGCCACGCTGACGCCGCAGATCATGACTTACTTCCCCGGCATGGACCAGGCCGCGGTGACCGAAGCCATCGAGCGCTACAAGCAATACCAGATCTGGAAGACCACGCCGCTGGTGACGGCCGAGGCCATGAACCAGCTGCAGGACATGCTGATCGCCAGCGCGGTCATGAAGGACAACGCCCGCGTCAAATATGAGGACGTGGTGGTGACCGACTTCGCCAAGAAGGCCCAATGA
- a CDS encoding alpha/beta hydrolase — MNAPTDLLDCIEIETAPNPTHAVIWLHGLGADGNDFAPIVPELDLPAGASVRFVFPNAPVQRVTINNGMAMRSWYDILVMDLVRVEDAHGIRASEAAIHKLIARENARGIPTSRIVLAGFSQGCAMTLHTGIRLPEKLAGMMGLSGYLPLLDTAEAERHGANQDTPIFLAHGQYDPVVSLPRAQASLAELQRLGYDVQWHTYPMPHSVCAEEVADVSKFLNQVLV; from the coding sequence ATGAACGCTCCGACCGACCTACTCGATTGCATCGAAATCGAAACCGCCCCCAATCCCACGCATGCCGTGATCTGGCTGCACGGCCTGGGCGCCGACGGCAACGACTTCGCGCCCATCGTGCCGGAGCTGGACCTGCCGGCCGGCGCTTCGGTGCGCTTCGTGTTCCCGAACGCGCCGGTGCAGCGCGTGACGATCAATAACGGCATGGCGATGCGCTCCTGGTACGACATCCTGGTCATGGACCTGGTGCGCGTCGAGGACGCCCACGGCATCCGCGCCTCGGAAGCCGCCATCCACAAGCTGATCGCGCGCGAGAACGCCCGCGGCATTCCTACTTCCAGGATCGTGCTGGCGGGCTTTTCGCAGGGCTGCGCCATGACCCTGCATACCGGCATCCGCCTGCCGGAAAAGCTGGCGGGCATGATGGGTTTGTCGGGCTACCTGCCGCTACTGGATACGGCCGAGGCCGAGCGCCACGGCGCCAACCAGGACACGCCCATCTTCCTGGCCCACGGCCAGTACGATCCGGTGGTGTCGCTGCCGCGCGCCCAGGCCTCGCTGGCCGAACTGCAGCGGCTGGGCTACGACGTGCAATGGCACACCTACCCGATGCCGCACTCGGTTTGCGCCGAGGAAGTGGCCGACGTCTCCAAGTTCTTGAACCAAGTCCTGGTCTGA
- the yjgA gene encoding ribosome biogenesis factor YjgA, which translates to MNSHTEEESVDDGYDENGYDRPSKSQVKREMHALLDLGKQLIELSPERLKQLPLAERLYEAIRTAQRTTGREGKRRQVHFVGKLMRDAPADEIRTQLDIWENGSREETAAMHRLETLRDRLLDDDEALTKLLNSNPQADVQQLRALIRAARKEKQANAALLQGQEPQKKHYRALFQALKTLTL; encoded by the coding sequence ATGAATTCCCATACTGAAGAAGAATCCGTCGACGACGGTTACGACGAGAACGGCTACGACCGTCCCAGCAAGTCCCAGGTCAAGCGCGAAATGCACGCCCTGCTGGACCTGGGCAAGCAGCTGATCGAACTGTCCCCTGAACGCCTCAAGCAATTACCCCTGGCGGAACGCCTCTATGAGGCCATCCGTACGGCGCAGCGCACCACCGGGCGCGAGGGCAAGCGGCGCCAGGTTCACTTCGTGGGCAAGCTGATGCGCGACGCGCCGGCCGACGAGATCCGCACCCAGCTCGACATCTGGGAAAACGGCTCGCGCGAGGAAACCGCCGCCATGCACCGGCTGGAAACGCTGCGCGACCGCCTGCTGGACGACGACGAGGCCTTGACCAAGTTGCTCAACAGCAATCCGCAAGCCGACGTCCAGCAACTGCGCGCACTGATCCGCGCCGCCCGCAAGGAAAAGCAGGCCAACGCCGCCCTGCTGCAAGGCCAGGAGCCGCAAAAAAAGCACTACCGCGCGCTGTTCCAGGCCCTGAAGACCCTCACCCTTTGA
- the pmbA gene encoding metalloprotease PmbA, with protein sequence MVKTSSSLPLAANHARFSELVEQTLAYARQIGASDAAAEVSESLGLSVSVRKNDIETVEQTRDRSLDLTVYAGQSRGSASTSDFSEAALRQTVEAAWHIARHTAADPAAGLPDADQLATEFPDLDLHRAWSVSTEEAAELALRAERAAREVDARITNTDGATVGTYEGQFVMGNTRGFLGGYPYSRHSLSVAPIAGRGNGMQRDYWYSSERDPAKLASPEAIGRYAAERTLSRLSARRIRTGKFPVLFEAPLALGLVGALTQAANGGALYRKASFLLDALGKPIFPDHINLTEDPHIRGAMGSSPFDDEGVRTRRRNVVSAGVLEGYFLSSYTARKLGMVTTGNAGGSHNLVFSSTRTRRGDDFEAMLKKMGTGFLVTELIGQGVNYVTGDYSRGAFGYWVENGQIQHAVQEITIAGNLADMFKQIVAIGADTISRGTKTTGSILIEQMAIAGT encoded by the coding sequence ATGGTTAAAACCTCCTCATCCTTGCCGCTGGCGGCGAATCACGCGCGTTTTTCCGAACTCGTCGAACAAACCCTCGCCTATGCGCGCCAGATCGGCGCCTCCGACGCCGCGGCGGAAGTCTCGGAAAGCCTGGGCCTGTCGGTGTCCGTACGCAAGAACGACATCGAAACCGTCGAACAGACCCGCGACCGCTCCCTGGACCTGACGGTCTACGCCGGCCAGAGCCGCGGTTCCGCCTCCACCTCCGACTTTTCCGAAGCCGCGCTGCGCCAGACAGTCGAAGCCGCCTGGCATATCGCGCGCCACACCGCCGCCGATCCGGCCGCCGGCCTGCCCGACGCCGACCAGCTGGCCACCGAATTCCCCGACCTGGACCTGCACCGTGCCTGGAGCGTGTCCACCGAAGAGGCCGCCGAGCTGGCGCTGCGCGCCGAGCGCGCCGCCCGCGAGGTCGATGCGCGCATCACCAATACCGATGGCGCCACCGTGGGCACCTACGAAGGCCAATTCGTGATGGGCAACACGCGCGGTTTCCTGGGCGGCTATCCGTACTCCCGCCACAGCCTGTCGGTCGCGCCCATCGCCGGCCGTGGCAACGGCATGCAGCGCGACTACTGGTACAGCTCCGAGCGCGATCCGGCCAAGCTGGCATCGCCCGAAGCCATCGGCCGCTACGCCGCCGAGCGCACGCTGTCGCGCCTGTCGGCCCGCCGCATCCGCACCGGCAAGTTCCCGGTCCTGTTCGAAGCGCCGTTGGCGCTGGGGCTGGTGGGCGCGCTGACCCAGGCCGCCAACGGCGGCGCGCTGTATCGCAAGGCCAGCTTCCTGCTGGACGCGTTGGGCAAGCCCATCTTCCCTGACCACATCAACCTCACCGAAGACCCGCACATCCGCGGCGCCATGGGCAGCTCGCCCTTCGACGACGAAGGCGTGCGCACGCGTCGCCGCAACGTGGTGTCGGCCGGGGTGCTGGAAGGCTACTTCCTGTCTTCCTACACCGCCCGCAAACTGGGCATGGTCACCACCGGCAATGCCGGCGGCTCGCACAACCTGGTGTTCAGCTCCACCCGCACCCGCCGCGGCGACGACTTCGAAGCCATGCTCAAGAAGATGGGCACGGGCTTTCTCGTCACCGAACTGATCGGGCAGGGCGTCAACTACGTCACCGGTGACTACTCGCGCGGCGCGTTCGGCTACTGGGTGGAAAACGGCCAGATCCAGCACGCGGTGCAGGAAATCACCATTGCCGGCAATCTGGCCGACATGTTCAAGCAGATCGTGGCAATCGGCGCCGACACGATTTCGCGCGGCACCAAGACCACCGGTTCGATCCTGATCGAACAGATGGCCATTGCCGGAACCTGA
- a CDS encoding TRAP transporter substrate-binding protein, with the protein MQRRSFLKHAGLGAVATGAAVSAPAFAQDMPSLSWRLSSGFPSILDLRIGAGESFCKFVSEATGGKFNIRHFPEGEIVPAADLMEAVSTKKVECGHASSRAYYAKNPVFCFDAAVPFGLNARQMNAWMNEGGGLRLTRELFKPEKIINFPLGNTGAQMGGWYTKEIKRAGDLKDLKMRVGGLAGDVLAKLGVAPQQADPAKLAEAFEKDGLQAVAGAGPYDDDKLGLNKVAKYYYAPGWWAPGEQLSLYINDEAWNALPKNYQAVVDAAAQAAHAATIARYDARNAAALAQLTANGAQIRTFPRSIMDLAFEATQQVYKDLGAKDPRFKAMHDSYMGFRDSEMPWFRLTESAYDQYLGVALSART; encoded by the coding sequence ATGCAACGACGTTCGTTCTTGAAGCACGCCGGTCTCGGCGCCGTCGCTACCGGAGCCGCCGTCAGCGCGCCCGCGTTCGCGCAGGACATGCCGTCATTGAGCTGGCGCCTGTCGTCCGGCTTCCCCAGCATCCTGGATCTGCGCATCGGCGCCGGCGAAAGCTTCTGCAAGTTCGTCTCGGAAGCCACTGGCGGCAAATTCAACATCCGCCACTTTCCCGAAGGCGAGATCGTGCCCGCCGCGGACCTGATGGAAGCGGTATCCACCAAGAAGGTGGAGTGCGGTCACGCGTCGTCCCGCGCCTACTACGCCAAGAACCCCGTCTTCTGCTTCGACGCCGCCGTGCCCTTCGGGCTGAACGCCAGGCAGATGAATGCCTGGATGAACGAGGGCGGTGGCCTGCGGCTGACCCGCGAACTCTTCAAGCCCGAAAAAATCATCAACTTTCCGCTGGGCAATACCGGCGCCCAGATGGGTGGTTGGTACACCAAGGAAATCAAGCGTGCGGGCGACCTGAAAGACCTGAAAATGCGCGTCGGCGGCCTGGCCGGCGACGTGCTGGCCAAGCTGGGCGTGGCGCCGCAGCAGGCCGATCCCGCCAAGCTGGCCGAAGCCTTCGAGAAAGACGGTCTGCAGGCGGTGGCGGGCGCGGGTCCCTACGATGACGACAAGCTCGGGCTGAATAAGGTTGCTAAGTATTACTACGCACCCGGCTGGTGGGCGCCCGGCGAGCAGCTGTCGCTCTATATCAATGACGAGGCCTGGAACGCGCTCCCCAAGAACTACCAGGCCGTGGTCGACGCCGCTGCCCAGGCCGCACACGCCGCCACCATCGCCCGCTATGACGCCCGCAACGCGGCCGCGCTGGCCCAATTGACCGCAAACGGCGCCCAAATCCGGACATTCCCGAGGTCCATCATGGACCTGGCGTTCGAGGCCACGCAGCAGGTCTATAAGGACTTGGGCGCTAAAGACCCCAGATTCAAGGCGATGCACGATAGTTACATGGGTTTTCGCGACAGCGAAATGCCATGGTTCCGCCTGACCGAAAGCGCCTACGACCAGTACTTGGGCGTAGCGTTATCGGCCAGAA